A region of Streptomyces halobius DNA encodes the following proteins:
- a CDS encoding transposase family protein — protein MLPPASPASRRHPFPAVLLVAASAVVAGARSFAAIGQWAAHAPQQTRARLGARLVASLNVRLAPSTATIRRVINAVCPGGLADLTGTVPNPEVITGYVELWSGGVVVIPGLCGCGEVRLWDGAFMVLGWR, from the coding sequence ATGCTTCCACCCGCGTCACCGGCGAGCAGACGTCATCCGTTCCCGGCCGTGCTGCTGGTCGCCGCCTCTGCGGTGGTGGCGGGCGCCCGCTCGTTCGCGGCGATCGGACAGTGGGCCGCCCATGCCCCGCAGCAGACCCGCGCCCGGCTCGGTGCCCGGTTGGTGGCCTCGCTGAACGTGCGCCTCGCGCCGAGCACCGCAACGATCCGCCGCGTCATCAACGCCGTGTGTCCGGGCGGGCTGGCGGATCTGACGGGGACAGTGCCAAATCCGGAGGTGATCACTGGGTATGTGGAGCTGTGGTCTGGGGGTGTAGTGGTCATTCCCGGACTCTGTGGCTGTGGTGAAGTGCGGTTGTGGGATGGGGCTTTCATGGTGCTCGGTTGGCGGTAG